From the Vulpes lagopus strain Blue_001 chromosome 15, ASM1834538v1, whole genome shotgun sequence genome, one window contains:
- the KCTD14 gene encoding BTB/POZ domain-containing protein KCTD14 isoform X2: MMSLSSAPRSLRPSQACPSPGPPAASLVVELNVGGELYTTTVGTLRKLPGSKLAEMFSSSTKACTDAEGRLFIDRPGTYFGPILDYLRSERLPTHHILEVYREAQFYEIKPLVKLLEDMPQIFGEQVARKQFLLRVPGYSENLELMVHLARAEAVAARSSAVLVCAVRSEEDAALCADALRILEGEKRSVVKFGPWKAAPQVKDLLDCVKMDIEARGYQVYYEQYSERTLRAKYLNYFYTFIFSWW, from the exons ATGATGAGTCTGAGCTCGGCGCCCCGCTCCCTGCGGCCCAGCCAGGCCTGCCCCTCCCCGGGGCCGCCGGCG GCATCTCTTGTCGTGGAGCTTAATGTAGGAGGAGAGTTGTACACCACCACCGTGGGCACCCTGAGAAAACTCCCGGGTTCAAAGCTAGCAGAGATGTTCTCCAGCTCAACTAAGGCCTGCACGGATGCAGAGGGCCGGCTCTTCATCGATCGCCCGGGCACCTATTTCGGACCCATCCTGGACTACCTGCGCAGCGAGCGGCTGCCCACGCACCACATCCTGGAGGTGTACCGTGAGGCGCAGTTTTACGAAATCAAGCCTCTGGTCAAGCTTCTGGAGGATATGCCACAGATCTTTGGGGAGCAGGTGGCTCGGAAGCAGTTCCTGCTGCGGGTGCCAGGCTACAGCGAGAACCTGGAGCTCATGGTGCACCTGGCCCGCGCCGAGGCGGTGGCGGCTCGCAGCTCCGCGGTGCTGGTGTGCGCCGTGCGCTCCGAAGAGGATGCGGCGCTGTGCGCAGACGCCTTGCGCATCCTGGAGGGCGAAAAGAGGTCTGTGGTCAAATTCGGGCCCTGGAAGGCGGCCCCGCAGGTCAAGGACCTCCTCGACTGCGTGAAGATGGACATTGAGGCCCGGGGGTACCAGGTATACTATGAACAGTACTCCGAGAGGACATTGCGGGCCAagtatttaaattacttttatacaTTCATCTTCAGCTGGTGGTGA
- the KCTD14 gene encoding BTB/POZ domain-containing protein KCTD14 isoform X1, which produces MHNPSPQEAQSLMTEKNGQLSRPFQPSWASLVVELNVGGELYTTTVGTLRKLPGSKLAEMFSSSTKACTDAEGRLFIDRPGTYFGPILDYLRSERLPTHHILEVYREAQFYEIKPLVKLLEDMPQIFGEQVARKQFLLRVPGYSENLELMVHLARAEAVAARSSAVLVCAVRSEEDAALCADALRILEGEKRSVVKFGPWKAAPQVKDLLDCVKMDIEARGYQVYYEQYSERTLRAKYLNYFYTFIFSWW; this is translated from the exons ATGCACAATCCCAGCCCCCAGGAAGCTCAGAGCCTGATGACGGAGAAGAATGGACAATTAAGCAGGCCGTTTCAACCTAGCTGG GCATCTCTTGTCGTGGAGCTTAATGTAGGAGGAGAGTTGTACACCACCACCGTGGGCACCCTGAGAAAACTCCCGGGTTCAAAGCTAGCAGAGATGTTCTCCAGCTCAACTAAGGCCTGCACGGATGCAGAGGGCCGGCTCTTCATCGATCGCCCGGGCACCTATTTCGGACCCATCCTGGACTACCTGCGCAGCGAGCGGCTGCCCACGCACCACATCCTGGAGGTGTACCGTGAGGCGCAGTTTTACGAAATCAAGCCTCTGGTCAAGCTTCTGGAGGATATGCCACAGATCTTTGGGGAGCAGGTGGCTCGGAAGCAGTTCCTGCTGCGGGTGCCAGGCTACAGCGAGAACCTGGAGCTCATGGTGCACCTGGCCCGCGCCGAGGCGGTGGCGGCTCGCAGCTCCGCGGTGCTGGTGTGCGCCGTGCGCTCCGAAGAGGATGCGGCGCTGTGCGCAGACGCCTTGCGCATCCTGGAGGGCGAAAAGAGGTCTGTGGTCAAATTCGGGCCCTGGAAGGCGGCCCCGCAGGTCAAGGACCTCCTCGACTGCGTGAAGATGGACATTGAGGCCCGGGGGTACCAGGTATACTATGAACAGTACTCCGAGAGGACATTGCGGGCCAagtatttaaattacttttatacaTTCATCTTCAGCTGGTGGTGA